The Phaseolus vulgaris cultivar G19833 chromosome 5, P. vulgaris v2.0, whole genome shotgun sequence genomic interval caGTGCAATCGTAGGATTCCAACACCAAACTATAAGTCCTTGATTTGTGAGAAAATCCATCTTAGAAATTGGGCACTTaacacactacaaaaaaacatgTATGTGGTGacggttattttcgtataaaaTGACATTTATAAACGTCATAATATATGCGTGTGGTGGTTCGTCAAACCGTCATAGAACTGACCGCCACAAACCTTAATATGACACTCTTATGTGACTCACTGCACCACCCGATATTTAACGTTTTGTATAAAGTGACGTTTTTTGTATGTAATTAATGTCAGTCAAAATTGGAAAAAATGGATGGTATAGAGAGAACAAAAACGCAGGAGAGTCTATATTTTGAAAGAGAATTGTGACGGTTCAAAATGACACGTTTTGAAAGAGAATTGTGACGGTTATTAAATTGTCGTATTATACAGATAATTGtaacaatttttaataattaacatattaaaatcGCCACTACacgatttttttttagtaacgTTAGTGTTGGTTAGTCAATTTGGTTCTTGAGATTAGTGTGTGTTAGGATGAAATTGACCAACTATAGTAAAAAAATCAggaataaataacttttttaacagATCATATTAGCTACTGATAAATTGACCAACAATCGTTTTTGTTAGGAACTAGACTTGTTTTTTATCAAATTGATTGGTTGTGTCATTTGAGATGTTTACTCTTATTTATATGATCATGTGGAAGAGGGAGGAGGGAGCTGATGTTTGTGAATAGTGATTTTGCAAAAGTTACCTTATTAACAAGGTTGTAGATCCCCGCACTGACATCAGATAGAACTGATTTTGCAGAGAGCAATTCATCACAAGGGAGGATTGAACTTAGGCTGTTGTTATAGGGATTTTCTTGAAAGTTGTCAAGAGCTGTGCATGCATCCCCAGAAAATCTATGACAAAAAAAAGAACTCTTAATATTTAACTGAAACTTCCATCttataaacatatttattgCAGGAAAATAATTTACTCTTAATATGTAATTCTTTACTTTTCTAAGAAGAAATAGACTCCAAAGAATAGCCAGCATATCACTGTCATCAACCAGCATAATATGACAAGCCTGTgaaaaaagaagaggaaaacaATAACACAATTTTATATCTGCAAcacaaaaaatatatgtatacataaataaatacacTTGCTTACAGGTATACTGCTCGCCGTATCCTCAGTACTCCAGAAACTGTTCACAAAAATTTCCAACATTTTATGAGAATTATGCATCATCTGTAGAAAATCACAAGATGTACAGATTTGAATTTGTCATTGATCTAAAGATACAAGTCATTGATGTTGAGCATATAGAACAACTGAAAATACCTGATAGAGCTATTACAGCAGCCAAGTTCATGCTTATGATCACTGTGGTAGTAACAAACCTGCAATCAAAAGATTTCCCTTATCATCACGAAATGCTTTATTCATTTTACAATTCATCAGGAATAGGAGAGATAAAGGGGAATCTTACACTAGTTTTAAGCCCTTGTCAATAAGGCGCCTATTCTTCATGGCTTGTTTTGCAATGTTTGCAGAGGCATCATCAAGTTTCTCAGTGGTGGAGTCAAGATTTACTGTAGTCTCAGCAGTGACATTGGCTTCCATAAAGTTACTTTCCATGTCTTTTAATGCTCCTGTTGTGTTTTGTATCGTTTCTGATGCCTCATTCGCTGTCTTGATTATAATATTAACAGCAGTCTTAGCTTCAGAATGGAATCTTGCACTCCCAGCAAGAACTAGCCCAGTTGCAGCTCTGCAGAAACAAGAGCCATGCATACATACATCACTTGTGGAAAAACCAGGAGTTTGAGATGGAACAATCTCCAATGAGTAATCAAGTTATTGTAGtttgttattttcattattaCTTTCAAAACTAAATTTATGGAACTAATTTACAAAGTTCATGCCTTTCTTTGAATTACAAAGTCCAATGTGTTCAAGTTGTGGTTTTAAATAACAGACTAGTGTGTAGTAAATTCAAGCTAAAGAAAATTACGTTTCAATTTGGAAGACTATTTTAGTTCTTGCCTAAAGTTTTAAAAAAGGTCACTTTCAAGGCTTTTGGAGTCTTCACGGCTGCAATTTGTCCACAATTTTCTGCattattaactaattaaaaCCTTTAAAATAAGCCTTTCACTACTGTTATGTGGACTGGTTTATACCCTTTGAGGTTTGGAaggaaaggaaataaaaaaatgctCCTATTCAGGAGTAACATTGTTACTAAGGTTAGAGAGACAAGGATGAATCACTTACATAGAAAAAGTGGCGAGTAACATTGCCAAAGGAATTGAAAGACCACAACTCTTGTAATTACAAGGAAAGACCTTCTTAATCCTTCTTCTGTCATTGTTTTGGCAAACCAAGGTTATTAACAAAAAGCTTCCATATACAATTCCACACAAAAGGCAGAGCACCCCAATTGCATATCCATATACTCCAGTGAAGATCACCGACTGCAAAAATGTTAAGGACATGTTAACAACATCTTTGATGTTACAAATTAcattcataaaagaaaaaaatgagataTTTACACTCCAATAATGCTTGTTGGTGATGTTAAACCCTCCTCTGTATTTTTCGAAATTATGTAAAGGATCCACTCTAACAGTATTATCCGATTGTCTAATGGTATCTGACACATTATCTGCATCAAGCATGAACATCATAATTCTCATTGTCAATAACACAGATAATAGCAGAACAAGTGGAATCTGTACCTTATATCTATCAGTCACTTAATGGCAAAATTAAGTATCATATTTTCTGCAAGATAAGCATAATCATTGACTTTGGAGCATCAAATACAACACTATACATGCGTTCTCTACGTTTATTCTATAATAGGTAatagattatttaaaattactatATCAGTAGGGGACCTGCTCTTAATGGCTTTTTAAAGCGTGAAGGACAACATAATTAATGGTACAAAAACGTTAATGAATATCATATTCATATCAAATAGACTAATTTCCAATTGATTTTTCCCTTAAATGCATGCATTCAATTTAAGGTTGTTGCTTTCCATCTTACGTCTGTTAGTCGTGTACGTTATTTAGTTCTTACCCAATTGGGCAATTCATGAGATTTGACAAGGAACTGATTTTCCAATCATATCATTAGCATTAACAAGTTCATATATCCCTAATCTTTTCAGAATCAACATATACCCGAATACCCTTAAGTGCATGGCAATTTGAAAAAAATCTGAGGCAATATATTGAATCTATGAGCAAACCAAATCTTACCTGCAACAGAATCACTGGGTGAGAGGGCTTGTGATGCTACATATGGGGAAATCAAGACTGCAATAACTATAGTAGATACTAGGGTGTTGGTGGTGTTAGCTTTGACCATCTTTAACCTGCAAAATCAAGAACCGAGAAATGTTCACATATTCTGCTTAAATCCAACtctgagcattgtgttctgtaACTGAACTAGAAGTAAAACATACGCAATCAACCAGGGTAGAGGAAAGAAGTTTCTAATAAATGTTCACGATATAATATGGACATGCATGTTAGATACAAAGAAGAAGCAATCTTCTTCAGTTTTCTGTGGTGCAATTGCTTAGAACTTTTTAAAGTTTTCCTTTCACATAGAATGAGTTGGGTACAAGGAAAGAACATTTTTTGACTGTGGAAGTGCATGTGGTCATTTCCAAACAACTTACTCGATAATCTGAGATACGAAAGGTGCTGAAAATTCACTCCAAAACCCTGCAAGAAGCTTCACTGGTTCCTGAGCATACCCGAAATCCTTTTATTGGCAAATAATCTTCCTTTTCAAATCCTCTCCAACAAAAACAGATTCAGCTTGAATAGCCACATTTGGGTGCACAAAAGTGTGGATATTTATATGTAGGATCACAACAATTCAGACTAGTCAAATGGCATTCTTAAGAAGGAAGAAGCCAAATCCAACCTCAACAGAAACACTATGGGATCTTTGTTATCTCTCTTTAACTAATTCTCAAGacagaaaaaaacaaaataagagcGTGGATGGGTTGGTTTCTTTAGCCAAATGTTTATGCATTAATTGGATCATTCTTTTCACCCATTTGAAGTTTGCAGTTCACACGTTAACTTTTTCGGGTGCTAACACACGCTCATGAACCATCGTGTGTAAAAGTAATTACCTAATAAGCAAAttgcttaataaaaaaatctccaAAAATGAGTGATAAAGTAGAACAGCAACTAATGAGGTTAGAGCACTTTTGATTATCATTATTGTTAAAAATGGGTTAGTGAATTGAGAAGGGTGAAGAAAAGCGTGTGAAACACTTGCTTAGAGTAGTAGAAAGTGTCAAAATTTTGTACCTAATCCATCTCTGACCTGACAGACAACTACTTCAAATtaaagatttgaaaaaaaatatgtgacATGTGTTACCAAATGATACTGTAGTTTGTCTAAACCATGAAGCTGAAATAATGCGTTTGGACCCAAACcttgttttctctttgttttcCCACATAAAGTCAAAAGATGGCAAAGGCATGACTTTCTGGTCAAGGTACCATGCCACCTGATGTCATTGTTTGACACActctttcttttatcttttttactGTTTTTTAGTTGCATGATTGTTTTTGTGATTAGTTATATACGGATAGGGATatacgtataatttttaaaatataatttttttattattctaatGATTGTTTTTGTGATTAATTATACACAGAACAAATATacgtataatctttaaaatgtaagatttatatattatataattataaattatataaattgacaataaaaatttatgtgcacaagtatctTTCTATTTTTGTAGCATAACAGAAAGATGTTTCTCATAATTAATTCAGaggaatttgtttttttttataattataatacaaatttatacaataagtttaaattttaaaaaaattaatgtatttctagttgacttgatcgttatcgAAACATCTATAAATATGTA includes:
- the LOC137835808 gene encoding uncharacterized protein, producing the protein MVKANTTNTLVSTIVIAVLISPYVASQALSPSDSVADNVSDTIRQSDNTVRVDPLHNFEKYRGGFNITNKHYWSSVIFTGVYGYAIGVLCLLCGIVYGSFLLITLVCQNNDRRRIKKVFPCNYKSCGLSIPLAMLLATFSIAATGLVLAGSARFHSEAKTAVNIIIKTANEASETIQNTTGALKDMESNFMEANVTAETTVNLDSTTEKLDDASANIAKQAMKNRRLIDKGLKLVFVTTTVIISMNLAAVIALSVSGVLRIRRAVYLLVILCWLMTVICWLFFGVYFFLEKFSGDACTALDNFQENPYNNSLSSILPCDELLSAKSVLSDVSAGIYNLVNKVNANISAMQATSDVNLVHVCNPFSGPPKYLYQPENCPKNTIRIGDIPKALKPFTCLNGIDGSCDNLYYITGSQYTRVEAYTNSIQEVLNVYPSVEHLLECKLVKEAFSQVLVNHCKPLKKYAEMVWLGMLLLAVIMVLLIVLWTVKTRHEHRCNLSDGSVEPHFAPTEALEKRTVKEIQI